In one Butyrivibrio proteoclasticus B316 genomic region, the following are encoded:
- a CDS encoding flagellar protein FlaG: MGIEAINGFSPLIQQTQPQVRTQTQEQSQSHSEIAHAEATGAGQNIELKVEATDNSSGSNGDAQNGAQSYTQAQTKMAETEEQIQADNAKVKQAITEMTKNAKSSAEAVFGIHEKTNRVTIKMVDKETKKVIKEFPPDETLDMIAKVWEIAGIMVDEKR; this comes from the coding sequence ATGGGAATCGAAGCAATTAACGGCTTTAGTCCGCTTATTCAGCAGACACAGCCACAGGTTAGAACACAAACACAGGAACAGAGCCAGTCACATTCTGAGATTGCACATGCTGAGGCAACCGGAGCTGGCCAGAATATTGAACTCAAGGTGGAAGCCACTGATAATTCATCAGGCTCTAATGGTGATGCCCAGAATGGTGCTCAGAGTTATACACAGGCCCAGACCAAAATGGCTGAGACAGAAGAGCAGATCCAGGCAGATAATGCCAAGGTTAAACAGGCAATCACCGAGATGACCAAAAATGCCAAGTCAAGTGCTGAGGCAGTCTTTGGAATACATGAAAAGACAAACCGCGTAACTATTAAAATGGTTGATAAAGAGACCAAGAAAGTTATCAAGGAGTTCCCACCGGATGAGACTTTGGATATGATAGCCAAGGTTTGGGAAATTGCGGGAATAATGGTAGACGAGAAACGCTGA
- a CDS encoding glycosyltransferase family protein, with product MHILYYDWDEFNGEDCRDAMTRLGHQVDMIKVTMNGYDLTPEIERAFAEKLGIGEGQVALDGSASNCRYDMIFSFDFFPNISEICQKYGIPYVSWVFDCPHYTLDSHVTSNPMNRIYLFDKILYDQMMSKSTSKTFRYSPLAVNAERLSKLCQDMDAESGGRIVYQHDVCFLGSLYDNEYNFYDQVKYLPPYLKGYVDAVIAAQERVFGADFFTMDSIFSDDHVRQLREFIKFEETGKYEINYDNVIRDILRKKVTVNERHHILEQMGKRFDTVLYTHPGTKDIPGVSNLGRADYTNKMPMVFRRSKINLNITLRSILSGVPLRVVDIMAAGGFLITNYQEEIAEYFVDGQDLVIAYTPEDMLDKTAYYLVHEDERKEIALNGQRKVLENFAYTRLLPEILKL from the coding sequence ATGCATATTCTGTATTATGACTGGGATGAATTTAATGGTGAAGACTGCAGAGATGCTATGACACGGCTCGGGCATCAGGTCGATATGATCAAGGTCACTATGAATGGCTATGACCTTACTCCTGAAATTGAGAGAGCTTTTGCAGAAAAACTTGGGATAGGAGAAGGACAGGTAGCTTTAGATGGAAGTGCAAGTAATTGCAGATACGACATGATTTTTTCCTTTGACTTTTTCCCTAATATTTCTGAAATCTGCCAAAAGTATGGAATTCCATACGTTTCATGGGTATTTGACTGTCCTCATTACACCCTTGATTCACATGTGACCAGTAATCCAATGAACCGCATATATCTTTTTGATAAGATTCTCTATGATCAGATGATGTCAAAAAGTACTTCGAAAACTTTCAGATATTCACCACTGGCTGTTAACGCTGAGAGATTATCGAAGTTATGCCAGGACATGGATGCTGAGTCTGGTGGCAGGATCGTCTATCAGCACGATGTATGTTTCCTTGGAAGTTTGTATGATAATGAATACAATTTCTACGATCAGGTCAAATATCTGCCCCCATATCTTAAGGGCTATGTAGATGCAGTGATTGCAGCACAGGAGCGAGTTTTTGGAGCAGATTTTTTTACCATGGATTCTATTTTTTCTGATGATCACGTAAGGCAGCTGAGGGAATTTATAAAGTTTGAAGAAACCGGTAAATATGAGATAAATTATGACAATGTTATTCGTGATATTTTGAGGAAAAAAGTAACTGTTAATGAGCGTCATCATATCTTAGAGCAGATGGGAAAGCGCTTTGACACAGTTTTATATACTCACCCCGGGACAAAAGATATTCCGGGAGTCAGCAATTTGGGACGAGCTGATTATACAAATAAGATGCCGATGGTTTTTAGACGCAGCAAGATTAATCTAAACATTACTCTTAGATCGATCTTGTCAGGAGTACCCCTTAGAGTTGTGGATATTATGGCAGCAGGAGGATTTCTCATCACTAATTACCAGGAAGAAATTGCAGAGTACTTTGTTGATGGGCAGGATCTGGTTATTGCCTATACGCCTGAAGATATGCTTGATAAGACTGCATATTATCTTGTCCATGAAGATGAGAGAAAAGAGATTGCTCTAAATGGACAGCGCAAAGTACTGGAAAATTTTGCGTATACGAGGCTATTGCCTGAGATATTAAAATTATAA